Proteins encoded in a region of the Streptomyces sp. NBC_01471 genome:
- a CDS encoding SigE family RNA polymerase sigma factor, with protein sequence MAEVLDFAAVSARGGVVRPLRRPRVSGGMPVIAPVPTRPSAVPSQSGEGADDAMTAGTTVDHLTETYRAHYRSLLGLAALLLDDTASCEDVVQEAFIRVHSARKRVRDPEKTLAYLRQTVVNLSRSALRRRILGLKLLSKPMPDMASAEEGAYDLLERDALKKAMRNLQRRQREVLVLRYFGDMTEAQVAEALGISLGSVKAYGSRGIAALRVAMEAPA encoded by the coding sequence GTGGCAGAGGTTCTCGATTTTGCAGCGGTGTCCGCACGGGGCGGAGTGGTCCGCCCGCTCCGGCGACCACGCGTGTCCGGCGGTATGCCGGTGATCGCCCCCGTGCCGACCCGGCCCAGCGCTGTCCCGTCCCAGAGCGGCGAGGGCGCTGACGACGCCATGACCGCCGGCACCACCGTCGATCACCTCACCGAGACCTACCGCGCCCACTACCGGTCGCTGCTGGGTCTCGCGGCGCTCCTCCTCGACGACACGGCCTCCTGCGAGGACGTCGTCCAAGAGGCGTTCATCCGCGTCCACTCAGCGCGCAAACGGGTCAGGGACCCGGAGAAGACGCTCGCGTACCTCCGCCAGACCGTGGTGAACCTGTCCCGGTCCGCGCTGCGCAGGCGCATCCTCGGACTGAAACTCCTCTCCAAGCCGATGCCGGACATGGCGAGCGCCGAAGAAGGGGCGTACGACCTCCTGGAGCGCGACGCGCTCAAGAAGGCCATGCGCAACCTCCAGCGCCGCCAGCGCGAGGTCCTGGTGCTCCGTTACTTCGGTGACATGACGGAGGCGCAGGTGGCCGAGGCACTGGGGATATCGCTGGGTTCGGTGAAGGCGTACGGTTCGCGCGGCATCGCC
- a CDS encoding aspartate-semialdehyde dehydrogenase: protein MTGTGLRAGGRKPALAVVGATGAVGTVLLQMLSQHADIWGDIRLIASPRRTGRKLVVRGEESEVLPLTEEAFEGVQVALFVVPDDVAREWAPVAASKGVVVVDSSGAFRMDPDVPLVVPEVNPHAVRLRPRGIVASPHCTTLAMIVAVGALHAEFGLRELVVSTYQAVSGAGNPGVEALRSQTALVAGTELGTHPGDVRRAVGDDTGPFAAPIALNVVPWSGSPAADGWSSEELMLRAETRKILDRPALPVTATCVRVPVVTTHSLSVHARFENELTLGRAHEILATAPGVVLFDDPDAGDFPTPADAVGTDPAWVGRVRRSLDDPQALDLFVCADNLRKGAALNAAQIAEAVAAELRVPEA, encoded by the coding sequence ATGACCGGCACCGGCCTCCGGGCAGGAGGCCGTAAGCCGGCGCTCGCGGTCGTGGGAGCGACCGGGGCCGTCGGTACCGTGCTGCTCCAGATGCTGTCGCAGCACGCCGACATCTGGGGCGACATCAGACTCATCGCCTCCCCGCGCAGGACCGGCCGCAAGCTGGTCGTGCGCGGGGAGGAGTCCGAGGTGCTCCCCCTCACCGAGGAGGCCTTCGAGGGCGTCCAGGTCGCGCTCTTCGTCGTCCCCGACGACGTCGCACGCGAGTGGGCGCCCGTCGCCGCGTCCAAGGGCGTGGTGGTCGTGGACAGCTCCGGCGCCTTCCGGATGGACCCGGACGTGCCGCTCGTGGTGCCCGAGGTCAATCCGCACGCCGTACGGCTCAGGCCGCGCGGCATCGTCGCGTCCCCGCACTGCACCACGCTCGCGATGATCGTGGCGGTCGGTGCGCTGCACGCCGAGTTCGGACTGCGTGAGCTGGTCGTCTCGACGTACCAGGCGGTGAGCGGCGCGGGGAACCCCGGCGTCGAGGCGCTGCGCAGCCAGACCGCGCTCGTCGCCGGTACGGAACTGGGCACGCACCCCGGTGACGTACGCCGGGCCGTGGGCGACGACACCGGGCCCTTCGCGGCCCCCATCGCGCTCAACGTGGTGCCCTGGTCCGGGTCGCCCGCCGCGGACGGCTGGTCGTCCGAGGAGCTGATGCTCCGCGCCGAGACCCGCAAGATCCTGGACCGGCCGGCGCTTCCGGTGACGGCGACGTGCGTACGGGTCCCGGTCGTCACCACGCACTCCCTCTCGGTGCACGCGCGCTTCGAGAACGAGCTGACGCTCGGGCGGGCGCACGAGATCCTGGCGACCGCGCCGGGTGTGGTGCTCTTCGACGACCCGGACGCGGGGGACTTCCCGACCCCGGCCGACGCGGTGGGCACGGATCCGGCCTGGGTGGGGCGTGTACGGCGGTCGCTGGACGACCCGCAGGCGCTCGACCTGTTCGTCTGCGCCGACAACCTCCGCAAGGGGGCCGCGCTCAACGCCGCACAGATCGCGGAGGCCGTCGCGGCCGAACTGCGGGTGCCGGAAGCCTGA
- a CDS encoding aspartate kinase produces the protein MGLVVQKYGGSSVADAEGIKRVAKRIVDAKKSGNQVVVVVSAMGDTTDELIDLAGQVSPIPAGREFDMLLTAGERISMALLAMAIKNLGHDAQSFTGSQAGVITDSVHNKARIIDVTPGRIRTALDEGNVAIVAGFQGVSQDKKDITTLGRGGSDTTAVALAAALDAEVCEIYTDVDGVFTADPRVVKKARKIDRISFEDMLELASSGSKVLLHRCVEYARRYNIPIHVRSSFSGLQGTWVSNEARVEAQGEASVEQAIISGVAHDTSEAKITVVGVPDKPGEAAAIFRAIADSQVNIDMVVQNVSAATTGLTDISFTLPKDEGRKAVDALEKSKPIVGFESLRYDDQIAKISLVGAGMKTNPGVTATFFEALSDAGVNIELISTSEIRISVVTRSDEVNEAVRAVHTAFGLDSDSDEAVVYGGTGR, from the coding sequence GTGGGCCTTGTCGTGCAGAAGTACGGAGGCTCCTCCGTAGCCGATGCTGAAGGCATCAAGCGGGTTGCCAAGCGAATCGTCGACGCCAAGAAGAGCGGCAACCAGGTGGTTGTCGTGGTGTCAGCGATGGGCGACACGACGGACGAGTTGATCGATCTTGCCGGGCAGGTGTCGCCGATTCCCGCCGGGCGGGAGTTCGACATGCTGCTGACCGCCGGAGAGCGGATCTCCATGGCCCTGCTGGCCATGGCGATCAAAAACCTGGGCCACGACGCCCAGTCGTTCACGGGCAGCCAGGCCGGTGTCATCACCGACTCGGTCCACAACAAAGCGCGGATCATCGATGTCACGCCGGGGCGGATCCGTACCGCTCTCGACGAGGGCAACGTGGCCATCGTCGCCGGTTTCCAGGGTGTGTCGCAGGACAAGAAGGACATCACCACCCTCGGCCGCGGCGGTTCGGACACGACCGCCGTCGCACTCGCGGCGGCCCTCGACGCCGAGGTCTGCGAGATCTACACGGACGTGGACGGTGTCTTCACCGCCGACCCCCGGGTCGTCAAGAAGGCCCGGAAGATCGACCGGATCTCCTTCGAGGACATGCTGGAGCTCGCCAGCTCCGGCTCCAAGGTGCTGCTGCACCGCTGCGTCGAGTACGCGCGCCGCTACAACATTCCGATCCATGTCCGGTCCTCGTTCTCGGGGCTGCAGGGCACCTGGGTCAGCAACGAAGCACGAGTCGAAGCACAAGGGGAAGCGTCAGTGGAGCAGGCCATCATCTCCGGTGTCGCGCACGACACCTCCGAGGCGAAGATCACGGTCGTCGGTGTGCCCGACAAGCCGGGCGAGGCCGCCGCGATCTTCCGCGCCATCGCGGACAGCCAGGTCAACATCGACATGGTCGTGCAGAACGTCTCAGCGGCGACGACCGGTCTGACCGACATCTCCTTCACGCTCCCGAAGGACGAGGGCCGCAAGGCCGTCGACGCGCTGGAGAAGTCGAAGCCGATCGTCGGCTTCGAATCGCTGCGCTACGACGACCAGATCGCCAAGATCTCCCTCGTCGGCGCCGGGATGAAGACCAACCCCGGCGTCACCGCGACCTTCTTCGAGGCGCTGTCGGACGCGGGCGTGAACATCGAGCTGATCTCGACGTCCGAGATCCGCATCTCGGTGGTCACCCGTTCCGACGAGGTCAACGAGGCCGTGCGCGCCGTGCACACCGCCTTCGGTCTCGACAGCGACTCCGACGAGGCAGTCGTCTATGGGGGCACCGGGCGATGA
- a CDS encoding class F sortase — MAAEKLPQPKPSVPSPKSVVRPLHRVLLWPAAAAGVGALLLCNSFGIGFGNPAGDAKVQSRPAAAASSAPRTTVATAPLSRSEPTRLTIPTIAVDAPFTALGLGTSGRLNPPPADNTNMVGWYRGGATPGERGAAIVAGHVDTKTGPAVFLLLRTLKPGSEVDITRKDGTVATFKVDSVETFSKADFPDKRVYGDTPDAQLRLITCGGAYDRDAQDYVDNVVVFAHLDSSRNA; from the coding sequence ATGGCCGCTGAGAAGCTTCCCCAGCCGAAGCCTTCCGTCCCGTCCCCGAAGAGCGTTGTGCGACCCCTCCACCGCGTACTGCTGTGGCCTGCCGCGGCAGCGGGCGTGGGTGCTCTCCTGCTCTGCAACTCCTTCGGAATCGGATTCGGGAACCCGGCGGGCGACGCCAAGGTGCAGTCCCGGCCCGCGGCCGCGGCCTCCTCGGCGCCCCGGACGACCGTGGCCACCGCCCCGCTGTCCCGTTCCGAGCCGACCCGGCTGACGATTCCGACCATCGCCGTCGACGCGCCGTTCACGGCACTGGGCCTCGGCACATCGGGCCGGCTCAACCCGCCGCCCGCGGACAACACCAACATGGTCGGCTGGTACCGGGGCGGCGCCACCCCCGGGGAACGCGGCGCGGCGATCGTCGCGGGCCACGTCGACACGAAGACCGGCCCGGCGGTGTTCCTGCTGCTGCGGACCCTCAAGCCGGGGAGCGAGGTGGACATCACCAGGAAGGACGGCACGGTCGCCACCTTCAAGGTCGACTCGGTGGAGACGTTCAGCAAGGCCGACTTCCCCGACAAACGCGTCTACGGCGACACCCCCGACGCCCAGCTCCGTCTGATCACCTGCGGCGGCGCATACGACAGGGACGCCCAGGACTACGTGGACAACGTGGTCGTCTTCGCCCACCTCGACTCGTCCAGGAACGCCTGA
- a CDS encoding LacI family DNA-binding transcriptional regulator: MSREPEAPAAMPTLEDVARAAGVSRATVSRVVNGIRNVDPAIQQAVRDAVAATGYTPNRAARALVTRRAETIALVVSGAGGASEAEQNAFASGVFADPFFGRVAAGVVGYLRPRSMHPVLMFAETPDARDQVVGYLRQGSADGALIVSTHADDPLPGMIAAAGLPAVLFARPAASVPISYVDLAHRDGAELAAAHLLARGCRRPVTIAGPQDVAAGEQRLAGFREAMARQGHPDVPVAEGGFTLHSGVEAMARLLDEHPHLDAVFAANDLMAQGACLVLREHGRRVPEDVAVVGFDDSSVAVACRPPLTTVRQPVERMAAEMARLLQERIEHPGRPVTSVVFEPELVVRESA; the protein is encoded by the coding sequence ATGAGCAGAGAGCCCGAGGCGCCCGCCGCCATGCCCACCCTGGAAGACGTGGCGCGCGCGGCGGGAGTCTCCCGTGCGACCGTGTCGCGCGTCGTCAACGGCATCCGCAATGTCGACCCCGCGATCCAGCAGGCCGTACGCGACGCGGTGGCCGCGACCGGATACACGCCGAACCGGGCCGCGCGGGCGCTGGTGACCCGACGGGCCGAGACCATCGCGCTCGTCGTCTCCGGGGCCGGTGGCGCGTCGGAGGCCGAACAGAACGCCTTCGCCTCCGGGGTGTTCGCCGATCCGTTCTTCGGGCGGGTCGCCGCCGGCGTCGTCGGGTACCTCCGGCCGCGCTCCATGCATCCGGTGCTGATGTTCGCCGAGACCCCGGACGCCCGTGACCAGGTCGTCGGCTATCTGCGGCAGGGCAGCGCCGATGGCGCGCTGATCGTGTCCACCCATGCCGACGACCCGTTGCCCGGCATGATCGCGGCGGCCGGGCTGCCCGCCGTCCTCTTCGCGCGGCCCGCCGCGTCCGTGCCCATCAGCTACGTGGACCTCGCCCACCGGGACGGCGCGGAGCTGGCCGCCGCGCATCTGCTCGCCCGCGGCTGCCGCCGCCCCGTGACCATCGCGGGGCCGCAGGACGTCGCCGCGGGCGAACAGCGGCTGGCCGGTTTCCGGGAGGCGATGGCACGCCAGGGGCACCCGGACGTACCGGTGGCCGAGGGCGGCTTCACGCTGCACAGCGGGGTGGAGGCGATGGCCCGGCTGCTGGACGAACACCCGCACCTGGACGCGGTGTTCGCGGCCAACGACCTGATGGCGCAGGGCGCCTGCCTGGTGCTGCGGGAACACGGCAGGCGGGTCCCCGAGGACGTGGCCGTGGTGGGTTTCGACGACAGCTCGGTGGCCGTGGCCTGCCGGCCGCCGCTGACGACGGTGCGGCAGCCGGTGGAGCGGATGGCGGCCGAGATGGCCCGGCTGCTCCAGGAGCGCATCGAGCACCCCGGCCGGCCCGTCACATCGGTCGTCTTCGAACCGGAGCTGGTGGTGCGGGAGTCGGCGTGA
- a CDS encoding DoxX family protein, with translation MAARIGRAQPYTLSLFRSVVGLLFTCHGVASLFGLLGGRSIPAGTWPGWYAAVIQLAVGALVLLGLGTRTAALLGSGSMAFAYFDIHQHRGLLPIENGGEAAVFFCWALLLIVFSGPGALAVDRLITDRRAARAAARAGGDRQRHLAVPV, from the coding sequence ATGGCGGCACGCATCGGCCGGGCTCAGCCGTACACGCTCAGCCTGTTCCGTAGCGTCGTCGGGTTGCTCTTCACCTGCCACGGAGTCGCTTCGCTCTTCGGTCTCCTCGGCGGTCGCTCCATACCGGCGGGCACCTGGCCGGGCTGGTACGCCGCTGTCATCCAACTCGCCGTGGGCGCACTGGTGCTGCTCGGTCTCGGTACCCGGACGGCCGCGCTGCTGGGGTCGGGTTCCATGGCGTTCGCCTACTTCGACATCCACCAGCACCGGGGGCTGCTGCCGATCGAGAACGGCGGCGAGGCCGCTGTGTTCTTCTGCTGGGCCCTGCTGCTGATCGTCTTCTCGGGTCCCGGCGCGCTGGCCGTCGACCGGCTGATCACCGATCGCCGCGCGGCCCGTGCGGCCGCGCGGGCCGGGGGTGACCGGCAGCGGCACCTGGCGGTACCCGTCTGA